The Planococcus halocryophilus nucleotide sequence CCCATCGTATAGGCAGTTCCAGGGCCGCCAAGAAAACTCGATGCACTGCCATATGTTGCGACCATTGTCATAGCTAATACGAAACCACCTAGTTCACGACCACCTAAAAAATAATCACTAATAAAGTTAGAAGATGCCGATAGTTTCCGGCTCGACCAATAGCCGATAAAAAAGATAATCAATAAAAATGCCAGCATAGGGACTAATACTGCGTAATTCATCAGACATCCCCCTCTTCATCAAATGGGACTTCGGTGAAGAAGAATTTAACGATGACAATCACCAACACGCAGATCAGCACAAAGCCGACAACGCAGCTATAAAAAAACCAATCTGGTAAGCCGAAAATATAACTATATTCTTCAACAGGACGTGAGCCTAAACCATATGCAAAACCAAACCACCAAATAAAATTAAATATCGCCAAGCCTACACCAATCCACGCTTCTCGGTGAGCTATTTTAAAACGCCAATCCGTTTCTTCCATCCCATACACTCCCGTCCGTTTTTCTTAATCTCCATCTATCGTACACTATTGTCTGCTCTAGATTAACCCGATTGACTTGCTTTTATAACAGCTAAAAACCCGAAAGCAGTGGCTCTCGGGTTGATCTGGTCTATTAACGTGCCAGTAAATATTCAACATACGCACGCCAATCCGTGTTTTTGGCGACTTCAAAATCAGGTTGATGACTCGGGAAAGGCATAAAGACTTTCGGAGGCGCAACAAAATGTTCCAGTTTCTCTTCGTGAATCACAACGGTGCCAGCTTCAGGACCTTTTGCCAATACTGCTTTTGCTCCTTTTTCAAACTCAGCAGTTACAGGTACCGTCTTTGGTCGCCCGTTAATGTTCAAGGTATGCGCTTTTCCAACTTCTCCGTCATAATCGAACAGCCATGGTGTTGGAAGTGCTACCGCATTTTCTGCTGTTTCTAACGTGATTGCTGTATTGACATTGCTACCGAAAGGCAATTTGCTTTCGACCGGCAACTCTACTGCAATTCGTATTTCATAATACGCTAGTGGATTGTTTTGTTCTTGTGGTTCTAATTCACGATAAGCTTCTAGCCATCTCGACTCTTCAGCAGGCATCTCGGAAACACTTTGAACCGTTCCTTTAGCGATACCTTCAATGCCTTCTCCTTGAATTTTGACTGAATCTGCCACTTCGACTAATGGCCATTCGTCTTCAAGTACATAGCTGAGGAATATTTTTTCATTCGAATAAATTTCAATGCTTAGCGGTTCTGTTTCTCGGTTGATTTTGGATACCACGCCATCTACTGGGCTGATGACTGACGGATTCGAAAGACTTTGCGCTAATTGCGCCTCTAGCACCGCTAATTGCGATTCGATCGAAGCGAGTTCTTGTTCAGCTTGAGCGATGCCTGCAGCGTATGAACCATCTTGTGGGACCGCTACTCCAACAGAAACATTGACATCAAACTCAATGGTCTCTCCGTCTTCATTGGTGATTTCGGAATTATTGGATGCATCTTGTGAAACCGGTCCACTTTGAGAAGATTTAGCCTGCTGAAGCGTGGCGAGTGAACTACTCACTTCGTTACGCTGACCTTCCAACGCAATTTTCTGCGTTTCCCATACCGCTCGCTGATCCGCCGTTTCCGCTTCATTTAATACAGCCAGTTCTGATCCAGCGGTTACACTGTCACCTTCTTGAACCGTCCATTGCTGCAGCGCTTCATGGTCCTGCACATAAATATCCACAGTTTCTTGCGGTGCCGTCAATGCCTCTTTAAACAAATCGATGGTGTATGTACCGGTGTACGCTTGTTCATAATCGCTGACATAGACACTTTTCGGCAAAATGCTTTTCTCGCCAAACATTAAAAGGCCATTAGCCGTTAAAAAAGCCACCACTGCAACAGACAACCCAACAAAATAAAATCTATTCAAAAAGACTCCCCCCATCCATAAAACCGCTCAGCATATCATCCGTCGGAATCAAACTAAACGATGCGACAATTAACGCCGCCAATATGTGGAGCATGATCAAGCCAAATAAAATCAGTTTCGGGTTAATTGTTGTAAAGCTGCGGATAAATCGATATTGTACGGCAATAATTAGCGACGTGAAAAGCGTCAGTTGATTAAAGAAATAAATCAAAAAGTGATGATCTAAAAATGTAGCGGCAATCGGTCCAAACGAGAAAATCGATACGGACATCGTAAAGCCGGTCAACGCAAACAATAAGAATATCAATCCTTTTTCAATAATCAGCAACGCAAGCACGTATAGTTGCATAATGAGTGCCGCGCGCCAAGCCATTTTCACGATTTTCCCGAACAAAAAAGCCGCTCCGTAAAGGTGAAAAGCCAAATAAAAACCTGCCCAAAGAAGTGTCCCCACAAGAGAAGTCCAGCGGGCTAATGTATAAGCATCCCACATTCCTGCTGCTAAAATCGGCGTCAATGAATCTGTATTCATGCCCCAGATCTCACCCATTGCGAATACGATAAGGCCCATCGCAAAGATCCAGGCAATGCGCTTGTTGACATCGCGCATTTCTGTCGTTTTTATATTATGTATAAGTTGTCCTTGTCTCGGGAAAAAGTGCCAGAATTTGAAATCTGATATCATGCGTAAAGTTCCTTTCAAGGCAATTGACGTTCTGCTTCACTATACTTTACCAAAAAAGTGTCATCTTTGGAACGCATTAGCTGGCACATTCTTCAATATTTAAACCGTTTGAGCCAAAAGACATAGCAGCGTGGTTGCAGTGTTGTCGTGGCTATGATGGATTTTTGTTTTAGTTGAACTTTTTTGGCTTTTACATGAACTTTTTGAGTGGTTACCTGAACT carries:
- a CDS encoding YhdT family protein is translated as MEETDWRFKIAHREAWIGVGLAIFNFIWWFGFAYGLGSRPVEEYSYIFGLPDWFFYSCVVGFVLICVLVIVIVKFFFTEVPFDEEGDV